One part of the Sarcophilus harrisii chromosome 5, mSarHar1.11, whole genome shotgun sequence genome encodes these proteins:
- the IRF5 gene encoding interferon regulatory factor 5, with translation MTLPVPHPPRRVRLKPWLVAQVNSCQYPGLQWVDDKRKFFYIPWRHATRHGPAQDEDDNTIFKAWAKETGKYTEGVDEADPAKWKANLRCALNKSREFRLFYDGPRDMPPQPYKIYEVCASCSAPAESLPGEEDEEDEELQKMLPTLRLTEVPQPAASMVPYPLPKEEQKWPSTSLQPSLGMGHSPPEPPVLAPPPGPPANYGEMLPGGLPGLPPEPLAANLAPPAEQLLPDLLISPHMLPLTDLEIKFQYRGQPPYSLTISNPQGCRLFYSQLEATQEQVELFGPVSLEQVRFPGPEGIPSEKQRFYTHQLLDVLDRGLILQLQGQDLYAIRLCQCKVFWSGPCASPSATPRPIQREKKTKLFSLEQFLNELILFQKGQTTTPPAFEIFFCFGEEWPDRKPKEKKLITVQVVPVAARLLLEMFSGELSWSADSIRLQISNPDLKDRMVEQFKELHHIWQRQQRLPPAPSVPPGQGLPTGTGPWPIHQVGMHQ, from the exons ATGACCCTCCCCGTGCCACATCCGCCTCGGCGGGTGAGACTCAAGCCTTGGCTGGTGGCCCAAGTGAACAGCTGCCAGTACCCAGGCCTTCAGTGGGTTGATGACAAGCGCAAGTTCTTTTATATCCCATGGCGCCATGCTACCAGGCACGGCCCCGCCCAGGATGAGGATGATAACACCATTTTCAAG GCCTGGGCCAAAGAGACTGGGAAGTACACAGAAGGCGTGGATGAGGCAGATCCTGCCAAGTGGAAGGCCAACCTGCGCTGTGCCCTCAACAAGAGCCGAGAGTTCCGCCTCTTTTATGATGGACCCAGAGACATGCCGCCCCAGCCATACAAGATCTACGAGGTTTGCGCCTCCTGCTCTGCTCCCGCAG aGTCCCTTCCTGGTgaagaagatgaggaagatgaggag CTACAAAAGATGTTGCCAACTCTGAGACTCACAG AAGTACCACAACCCGCCGCCTCCATGGTCCCCTATCCTTTGCCGAAGGAAGAACAGAAGTGGCCGTCTACCAGTCTTCAGCCGTCTCTTGGGATGGGCCACTCCCCTCCTGAGCCTCCGGTCCTGGCCCCTCCACCCGGCCCCCCTGCTAATTATGGGGAAATGCTCCCCGGAGGCCTCCCAGGCTTGCCCCCTGAGCCGCTGGCTGCCAACCTGGCTCCCCCTGCAGAACAACTGCTTCCCGACCTGCTTATAAGCCCCCACATGTTGCCGC TGACTGACCTGGAGATCAAGTTCCAGTACCGAGGCCAGCCACCCTATTCCCTCACCATCAGCAACCCCCAGGGTTGCCGCCTCTTCTACAGCCAGCTGGAGGCGACCCAGGAGCAAGTGGAGCTCTTCGGCCCGGTCAGCCTGGAGCAGGTGCGCTTTCCTGGCCCAGAGGGCATCCCCAGTGAGAAGCAGCGCTTCTACACCCATCAGTTACTAGACGTGCTCGACCGAGGGCTCATCCTGCAGCTCCAGGGCCAGGATCTCTACGCCATCCGCCTTTGCCAGTGCAAAGTGTTCTGGAGCGGGCCTTGCGCCAGCCCCTCCGCCACACCGCGACCCATCCAGCGAGAGAAGAAGACCAAGCTTTTCAGCCTGGAACAGTTCCTCAACG AGCTGATCCTGTTCCAAAAGGGCCAGACCACGACCCCACCGgcctttgagattttcttttgctttgggGAAGAGTGGCCAGACAGAAAGCCCAAAGAGAAGAAACTCATTACAGTGCAG gTGGTACCGGTAGCAGCCCGACTTCTACTAGAGATGTTCTCAGGGGAGCTTTCCTGGTCAGCGGACAGCATTCGGCTGCAGATTTCAAACCCAGACCTGAAGGACAGGATGGTGGAGCAGTTTAAGGAGCTCCATCACATCTGGCAGAGGCAGCAGCGCCTGCCGCCCGCTCCCTCTGTGCCTCCTGGACAGGGCCTTCCCACCGGCACAGGGCCCTGGCCCATCCACCAAGTCGGCATGCACCAGTGA